One window of Cellulomonas shaoxiangyii genomic DNA carries:
- a CDS encoding DUF7455 domain-containing protein, producing the protein MDPGCGWLYGNVTGTTIDNTAPLTAADRCDRCGAQAYVRVVLPVGELLFCAHHAREHAPKFATVATHVQDETDRLHAEHGSGARALS; encoded by the coding sequence ATGGATCCGGGGTGCGGATGGTTGTATGGAAACGTGACTGGGACGACGATCGACAACACCGCTCCGCTGACGGCTGCCGACCGCTGCGACCGCTGCGGCGCGCAGGCGTACGTCCGCGTCGTGCTCCCGGTCGGCGAGCTGCTGTTCTGCGCGCACCACGCGCGTGAGCACGCACCCAAGTTCGCCACCGTCGCGACGCATGTGCAGGACGAGACCGACCGCCTCCACGCCGAGCACGGCTCGGGGGCGCGGGCGCTGTCCTGA
- a CDS encoding DNA gyrase/topoisomerase IV subunit B has product MTTTSSTPGYTARHLSVLEGLEAVRKRPGMYIGTTDSRGLMHCLWEIIDNSVDEALGGHGDRIEIVLHADQSVEVRDNGRGVPVDLEPKTGLTGVEVVFTKLHAGGKFGGGSYAASGGLHGVGASVVNALSARLDVEVDRHGRTHRMSFHRGEPGVFDDSAGIGPESPFEPFVSGSELAVVGKVAKARTGTRVRYWADRQIFPSSAVFSYDELVTRARQTSFLVPGLALTVRDERGIPGTPGADGPHEETFLHEGGVVDFVDHLAPDAAVTDVWHLTGEGTFTETVPVLDERGHMSPQEVSRTCEVDVAVRWGTGYATEVRSFVNIIATPKGGTHLAGFEAALLKTLRAQVTANARRLKVSSKDSSERIEKEDVLAGLTAVVTVRLAEPQFEGQTKEVLGTGPVRGIVARVVEQELTALLTSAKREHKAHSGALLDKVVGEMRARISARKQKEISRRKTALESSSLPAKLADCRIDDVERSELFIVEGDSALGTAKLARSSDYQALLPIRGKILNVQKASVGDMLKNAECASIIQVIGAGSGRTFDLEAARYGKVVLMTDADVDGAHIRTLLLTLFFRYMRPLVEDGRVYAAVPPLHRVEVIGAGSRKNEYVYTYSEAELAATLKKLDRSGRRYKDDIQRYKGLGEMDADQLAETTMDPRYRTLRRVTVAAAQRAEEIFELLMGSDVAPRKDFIVAGAHALDRSRIDA; this is encoded by the coding sequence GTGACCACGACCTCCTCGACCCCCGGGTACACCGCGCGGCACCTGTCGGTGCTCGAGGGCCTCGAGGCCGTCCGCAAGCGCCCGGGCATGTACATCGGCACGACCGACAGCCGCGGGCTCATGCACTGCCTCTGGGAGATCATCGACAACTCGGTCGACGAGGCGCTCGGCGGCCACGGCGACCGGATCGAGATCGTCCTGCACGCCGACCAGTCGGTGGAGGTGCGCGACAACGGGCGCGGCGTCCCCGTCGACCTCGAACCGAAGACCGGCCTGACGGGTGTGGAGGTCGTCTTCACCAAGCTGCACGCCGGCGGCAAGTTCGGCGGCGGCTCGTACGCCGCCTCGGGCGGTCTGCACGGCGTCGGCGCATCGGTGGTCAACGCCCTCTCCGCGCGGCTCGACGTCGAGGTGGACCGGCACGGCCGGACGCACCGCATGAGCTTCCACCGCGGCGAGCCCGGCGTCTTCGACGACAGCGCCGGCATCGGTCCGGAGTCCCCGTTCGAGCCGTTCGTCTCGGGGTCCGAGCTGGCGGTCGTGGGCAAGGTGGCCAAGGCCCGCACCGGGACGCGCGTGCGCTACTGGGCGGACCGGCAGATCTTCCCGTCCTCGGCCGTCTTCTCCTACGACGAGCTGGTGACGCGGGCCCGGCAGACGAGTTTCCTCGTGCCCGGGCTCGCCCTCACCGTGCGTGACGAGCGCGGCATCCCCGGCACCCCCGGCGCGGACGGCCCGCACGAGGAGACGTTCCTGCACGAGGGCGGGGTCGTCGACTTCGTGGACCACCTGGCCCCCGACGCCGCGGTGACCGACGTGTGGCACCTGACCGGCGAGGGCACGTTCACCGAGACGGTGCCGGTGCTCGACGAGCGCGGGCACATGTCCCCGCAGGAGGTCTCCCGCACGTGCGAGGTGGACGTCGCCGTGCGCTGGGGGACCGGCTACGCGACCGAGGTCCGCAGCTTCGTCAACATCATCGCGACCCCCAAGGGCGGCACGCACCTCGCGGGGTTCGAGGCGGCGCTGCTCAAGACGCTGCGTGCGCAGGTGACGGCGAACGCGCGCCGGCTCAAGGTGTCGTCCAAGGACTCGTCCGAGCGGATCGAGAAGGAGGACGTGCTCGCGGGCCTCACGGCCGTGGTGACCGTGCGCCTGGCCGAGCCGCAGTTCGAGGGTCAGACCAAGGAGGTCCTCGGCACCGGACCCGTGCGCGGCATCGTCGCCCGCGTCGTGGAGCAGGAGCTCACGGCGCTGCTGACGTCGGCGAAGCGCGAGCACAAGGCGCACTCCGGCGCACTGCTCGACAAGGTCGTCGGCGAGATGCGGGCGCGCATCTCCGCCCGCAAGCAGAAGGAGATCTCCCGGCGCAAGACGGCGCTGGAGTCGTCGTCGCTGCCGGCGAAGCTGGCCGACTGCCGCATCGACGACGTCGAGCGCAGCGAGCTGTTCATCGTCGAGGGTGACAGCGCCCTCGGCACGGCCAAGCTCGCGCGCAGCTCGGACTACCAGGCGCTGCTGCCCATCCGCGGCAAGATCCTCAACGTCCAGAAGGCGTCCGTGGGCGACATGCTCAAGAACGCCGAGTGCGCGTCGATCATCCAGGTCATCGGCGCGGGTTCGGGCCGCACGTTCGACCTCGAGGCCGCCCGCTACGGCAAGGTCGTGCTGATGACCGACGCGGACGTCGACGGCGCGCACATCCGCACGCTGCTGCTCACGCTGTTCTTCCGGTACATGCGCCCGCTCGTGGAGGACGGCCGGGTGTACGCGGCGGTCCCGCCCCTGCACCGCGTCGAGGTGATCGGCGCCGGCTCACGCAAGAACGAGTACGTCTACACCTACTCGGAGGCGGAGCTCGCGGCGACGCTCAAGAAGCTCGACCGCTCGGGCCGCCGGTACAAGGACGACATCCAGCGCTACAAGGGCCTGGGAGAGATGGACGCCGACCAGCTCGCGGAGACGACGATGGACCCGCGGTACCGGACGCTGCGGCGCGTGACGGTCGCGGCGGCGCAGCGGGCCGAGGAGATCTTCGAGCTGCTCATGGGCTCGGACGTCGCTCCCCGCAAGGACTTCATCGTCGCCGGTGCGCACGCGCTGGATCGCTCGCGCATCGACGCCTGA
- a CDS encoding GNAT family N-acetyltransferase: MNDTTDVAAPAADTDSHVEARTGTAAEHPDLAPIAERAAAPAVLDPPPADLGLTWRPLAVEDASALTELVQVVEEADGQPFRTSTEEIQEELAADWRDLTRDTLVGLDAQGTMRAWAQVDSAPGDTRVVRAFVSGGVHPLWRGRGIGRAVVAWLQGRARQVLAASGKDVPGRIAAYLEDTAPASARVYRAAGFTPIRYYTEMRRSLRDPLPEVPLVEGIRVVPWSDELDDAVRLAHNESFADHWGSEPRTPEQWQGHRAMFAPTWSFVAVTDDGEVAGYATSGRYEHDWEVAGYSSGYTELLGVRRAWRGRGVAVALLATVMRAYAADGVDYAELGVDTANPSGAHGLYARLGYEVVHSSTMYSVEL; the protein is encoded by the coding sequence ATGAACGACACGACCGACGTGGCCGCACCCGCCGCCGACACCGACTCACACGTCGAGGCGCGGACCGGCACGGCCGCTGAGCATCCTGACCTCGCACCCATCGCCGAGCGCGCCGCCGCCCCGGCGGTGCTCGACCCGCCGCCGGCCGACCTCGGCCTGACGTGGCGCCCGCTGGCGGTCGAGGACGCGAGCGCCCTGACCGAGCTCGTCCAGGTGGTCGAGGAGGCCGACGGCCAGCCGTTCCGGACGTCCACGGAGGAGATCCAGGAGGAGCTCGCGGCGGACTGGCGCGACCTGACGCGCGACACGCTCGTCGGGCTCGACGCCCAGGGCACCATGCGCGCCTGGGCGCAGGTCGACAGCGCGCCCGGCGACACGCGGGTCGTGCGCGCGTTCGTCTCCGGCGGGGTGCACCCGCTCTGGCGCGGCCGGGGCATCGGGCGCGCGGTGGTGGCCTGGCTGCAGGGCCGCGCGCGCCAGGTGCTGGCGGCATCGGGCAAGGACGTGCCGGGCCGGATCGCGGCGTACCTGGAGGACACCGCACCGGCGAGCGCGCGCGTGTACCGCGCGGCGGGGTTCACGCCGATCCGCTACTACACCGAGATGCGGCGCTCGCTGCGCGATCCGCTGCCCGAGGTCCCGCTCGTCGAGGGCATCCGGGTGGTCCCGTGGTCGGACGAGCTCGACGACGCGGTGCGGCTGGCCCACAACGAGTCGTTCGCGGACCACTGGGGCAGCGAGCCCCGCACGCCCGAGCAGTGGCAGGGGCACCGTGCGATGTTCGCGCCGACGTGGAGCTTCGTCGCCGTCACGGACGACGGCGAGGTCGCGGGCTACGCGACGTCGGGGCGCTACGAGCACGACTGGGAGGTCGCCGGGTACAGCTCGGGGTACACGGAGCTGCTCGGGGTTCGGCGCGCGTGGCGCGGCCGGGGCGTCGCGGTGGCCCTGCTCGCGACGGTGATGCGCGCCTACGCCGCCGACGGCGTCGACTACGCCGAGCTCGGCGTGGACACGGCGAACCCCTCCGGTGCGCACGGGCTCTACGCGCGCCTCGGCTACGAGGTCGTCCACAGCTCGACCATGTACTCGGTCGAGCTGTGA
- a CDS encoding ABC transporter ATP-binding protein, producing the protein MTSVLDLQAVTIRRGTTTILEDLSWQVREDERWVVLGRNGAGKTTLLQVASGRMHPTRGTATLLGSRLGATDVFELRPRIGLSSAALADRIPSGETVKDVVLTAAYGVTGRWRESYEELDETRANDLLAAFGVAHLAQRYFGTLSEGERKRVQIARSLMSDPELLLLDEPAAGLDLGGREELVGALAELARDPRSPALVLVTHHVEEIPPGFTHLLLLRGGKVFAAGPIGEVLTAENLSGAFDVPLRLEHGDGRWTAHASAGAASRH; encoded by the coding sequence ATGACCAGCGTGCTCGACCTGCAGGCCGTGACGATCCGCCGGGGGACGACGACGATCCTCGAGGACCTGTCGTGGCAGGTCCGCGAGGACGAGCGCTGGGTGGTTCTGGGGCGCAACGGCGCCGGCAAGACGACGCTGCTCCAGGTGGCCTCGGGGCGCATGCACCCGACGCGGGGCACCGCGACGCTGCTGGGCTCGCGCCTCGGTGCGACGGACGTGTTCGAGCTGCGGCCCCGGATCGGGCTGTCCAGCGCGGCCCTGGCGGACCGGATCCCCTCCGGCGAGACCGTCAAGGACGTCGTGCTGACCGCCGCCTACGGCGTGACGGGCCGCTGGCGCGAGTCCTACGAGGAGCTCGACGAGACACGCGCCAACGACCTGCTCGCGGCGTTCGGCGTCGCGCACCTCGCCCAGCGCTACTTCGGGACCCTGTCCGAGGGCGAGCGCAAGCGCGTGCAGATCGCGCGGTCGCTCATGAGCGACCCGGAGCTGCTGCTCCTCGACGAGCCGGCCGCGGGCCTGGACCTCGGCGGCCGGGAGGAGCTCGTCGGTGCGCTGGCCGAGCTCGCGCGCGACCCGCGGTCGCCGGCACTCGTGCTCGTGACGCACCACGTCGAGGAGATCCCGCCGGGCTTCACCCACCTGCTGCTCCTGCGCGGCGGCAAGGTGTTCGCCGCGGGGCCGATCGGCGAGGTGCTGACCGCGGAGAACCTCTCCGGGGCGTTCGACGTGCCGCTGCGCCTGGAGCACGGGGACGGCCGGTGGACGGCGCACGCCTCGGCCGGAGCGGCGTCCAGGCACTGA
- a CDS encoding NfeD family protein — protein sequence MGWLWWVGGALLLGVLEMVSLDLVLIMFAGGALAGGVAYALGAPLVVQFVVAAVAAVALLLLLRPWLLRHLRSRVDLPETNTAALLGRPAVVVADVDGMTGRVKLAGEVWSARTADGSVLPPGTAVVVARIEGATAVVAAAAPAPRPDAPPATGAASA from the coding sequence ATGGGCTGGCTGTGGTGGGTCGGCGGGGCACTCCTGCTCGGCGTGCTCGAGATGGTCTCGCTCGACCTGGTCCTCATCATGTTCGCCGGCGGGGCTCTCGCCGGCGGGGTGGCGTACGCGCTCGGCGCGCCGCTCGTCGTGCAGTTCGTCGTGGCCGCCGTGGCGGCCGTCGCCCTGCTGCTGCTGCTGCGTCCGTGGCTGCTGCGCCACCTGCGCTCGCGCGTGGACCTGCCGGAGACGAACACCGCGGCGCTCCTCGGGCGCCCGGCGGTCGTCGTCGCCGACGTCGACGGCATGACGGGGCGCGTCAAGCTCGCCGGCGAGGTCTGGAGCGCGCGGACCGCCGACGGCTCGGTGCTGCCACCGGGCACGGCGGTCGTGGTCGCCCGCATCGAGGGCGCCACCGCGGTGGTCGCCGCGGCCGCGCCCGCACCCCGCCCCGACGCTCCGCCTGCCACCGGCGCCGCGTCCGCCTGA
- a CDS encoding SPFH domain-containing protein, with product MSDNPGQIALIVVLGLVLLFVVVALVRAVRIVPQAVAVIVERLGRYNRTLDAGLHLLIPFVDRVRASVDLREQVVSFPPQPVITSDNLVVSIDTVIYFQVTSPKDAVYEIANYITGIEQLTVTTLRNVIGSMDLEQTLTSRDQINGQLRGVLDEATGKWGIRVNRVELKAIDPPASVQGSMEQQMRAERDRRAAILTAEGVKQSQILTAEGEKQSAILRAEGDAQSAILRAEGEARAILQVFDAVHRGDADPKLLAYQYLQTLPKIASSPSNKMWFLPAELSGALGWLSKGFTGGGEGDGGGYETRPAGSSPLAADDLPPTSLTDPSEALAEARRESAAATADATSAGTLTGVPFDRTAEHGQRPGVDAPGRTATPSPDVPSARPQPEPPTAGA from the coding sequence ATGTCCGACAACCCGGGACAGATCGCCCTGATCGTCGTCCTCGGCCTCGTCCTGCTGTTCGTCGTCGTCGCCCTCGTGCGCGCGGTGCGGATCGTGCCGCAGGCCGTCGCCGTCATCGTCGAGCGCCTCGGCCGCTACAACCGGACGCTCGACGCCGGTCTGCACCTGCTCATCCCGTTCGTCGACCGCGTGCGGGCGAGCGTCGACCTGCGCGAGCAGGTCGTGTCCTTCCCGCCGCAGCCGGTCATCACCTCGGACAACCTCGTGGTCAGCATCGACACGGTCATCTACTTCCAGGTGACGAGCCCGAAGGACGCGGTCTACGAGATCGCGAACTACATCACCGGCATCGAGCAGCTGACCGTGACGACGCTGCGCAACGTCATCGGGTCCATGGACCTCGAGCAGACGCTCACCAGCCGCGACCAGATCAACGGGCAGCTGCGCGGCGTGCTCGACGAGGCGACCGGCAAGTGGGGCATCCGCGTCAACCGCGTCGAGCTCAAGGCGATCGACCCGCCCGCGTCCGTGCAGGGCTCGATGGAGCAGCAGATGCGCGCCGAGCGGGACCGTCGTGCCGCCATCCTCACCGCCGAGGGCGTCAAGCAGTCCCAGATCCTCACGGCCGAGGGCGAGAAGCAGTCGGCGATCCTGCGCGCCGAGGGTGACGCGCAGTCCGCCATCCTGCGGGCCGAGGGCGAGGCGCGCGCGATCCTGCAGGTCTTCGACGCGGTGCACCGCGGCGACGCCGACCCCAAGCTGCTCGCGTACCAGTACCTGCAGACCCTGCCGAAGATCGCCTCGAGCCCGTCGAACAAGATGTGGTTCCTGCCCGCCGAGCTCAGCGGGGCGCTGGGGTGGCTCTCCAAGGGCTTCACCGGCGGGGGCGAGGGTGACGGTGGCGGGTACGAGACGCGACCCGCCGGGAGCTCGCCGCTCGCCGCGGACGACCTGCCGCCGACCTCGCTCACGGACCCGAGCGAGGCGCTCGCCGAGGCGCGCCGCGAGTCGGCCGCCGCGACGGCCGACGCGACGAGCGCGGGCACGCTGACGGGGGTGCCCTTCGACCGCACCGCCGAGCACGGCCAGCGACCGGGCGTCGACGCGCCGGGCCGGACCGCGACGCCGTCGCCGGACGTGCCCTCCGCGCGGCCGCAGCCCGAGCCGCCCACGGCCGGCGCCTGA
- a CDS encoding ABC transporter ATP-binding protein, translated as MLMPLLREQLSPYRAAVLAVLVLQLVQTLATLWLPSLNADIIDDGVARGDTGTIWRIGGVMLAVSLVQVVAAVGAVWFGARTAMAFGRDVRARLFDRVQSFSQQEMGRFGAPTLITRTTNDVQQVQMLVLMTFVFLVMAPLMLVGGVVMSLREDVGLSGLLLVVVPVLAGIIALVVTRMVPWFRRMQKRIDAINRVMREQLTGVRVVRAFVRERQERARFEVANQSLYEASLRTGLLMALLFPAVMLVMNASSVAVVWFGARRVEAGAMEIGSLIAFLSYIMFVLMAVMMASMMVVMVPRAMVSAERITEVLATSSSVVPPAVPVRFDAVRARAAADGSAGEGPDRTGVLELRGVEFRYPGAEHPVLHDVSFVAEPGRTTAIIGSTGAGKTTLLGLVPRLYDVTGGQVLVDGVDVRDADPEALWSRIGLVPQRPYLFSGTVRSNLQFGRPEATEDELWHALTVAQARDFVEALPDGLDAPVAQGGTNLSGGQRQRLAIARALVRRPSVYLFDDSFSALDYATDAALRAALVPETRDATVLVVAQRVATIRFADRILVLDEGRVVGDGTHDELLAANETYQEIVYSQLSAQEAA; from the coding sequence GTGCTCATGCCACTGCTGCGCGAGCAGCTGAGCCCGTACCGGGCCGCCGTGCTCGCCGTGCTCGTGCTCCAGCTCGTGCAGACCCTCGCGACGCTGTGGCTGCCCAGCCTCAACGCGGACATCATCGACGACGGCGTCGCGCGGGGGGACACCGGCACGATCTGGCGGATCGGCGGCGTGATGCTCGCGGTGAGCCTGGTGCAGGTCGTCGCGGCCGTCGGTGCGGTGTGGTTCGGCGCGCGGACGGCGATGGCGTTCGGGCGGGACGTGCGTGCCCGCCTGTTCGACCGCGTGCAGTCCTTCTCGCAGCAGGAGATGGGCCGGTTCGGGGCGCCGACCCTCATCACGCGGACGACGAACGACGTCCAGCAGGTGCAGATGCTCGTGCTCATGACGTTCGTGTTCCTCGTCATGGCGCCGCTCATGCTCGTCGGCGGCGTCGTCATGTCGCTGCGGGAGGACGTCGGCCTCTCGGGCCTGCTGCTCGTCGTCGTGCCCGTCCTCGCCGGCATCATCGCGCTCGTCGTGACCCGCATGGTGCCGTGGTTCCGGCGCATGCAGAAGCGCATCGACGCGATCAACCGCGTCATGCGCGAGCAGCTCACCGGCGTGCGCGTCGTGCGGGCGTTCGTCCGGGAGCGGCAGGAGCGCGCGCGCTTCGAGGTCGCCAACCAGAGCCTGTACGAGGCGTCGCTGCGCACCGGCCTGCTCATGGCGCTGCTGTTCCCCGCGGTCATGCTCGTCATGAACGCCTCGAGCGTCGCCGTCGTGTGGTTCGGGGCGCGGCGGGTCGAGGCGGGGGCGATGGAGATCGGCTCCCTCATCGCGTTCCTCAGCTACATCATGTTCGTCCTGATGGCCGTGATGATGGCGTCGATGATGGTCGTGATGGTGCCCCGCGCGATGGTGTCGGCCGAGCGCATCACCGAGGTCCTGGCGACGTCGTCCAGCGTCGTGCCGCCCGCGGTGCCCGTGCGCTTCGACGCCGTCCGGGCGCGCGCCGCGGCGGACGGGTCCGCCGGGGAGGGGCCGGACCGCACCGGGGTCCTCGAGCTGCGCGGTGTGGAGTTCCGCTACCCGGGCGCCGAGCACCCGGTGCTGCACGACGTGTCGTTCGTCGCCGAGCCGGGGCGCACGACGGCGATCATCGGCTCCACCGGCGCGGGCAAGACCACCCTGCTCGGCCTCGTCCCGCGCCTCTACGACGTCACGGGCGGGCAGGTGCTCGTCGACGGGGTGGACGTGCGCGACGCCGACCCCGAGGCGCTGTGGTCGCGCATCGGCCTCGTGCCGCAGCGCCCGTACCTCTTCTCCGGCACCGTGCGGTCCAACCTGCAGTTCGGTCGCCCGGAGGCCACCGAGGACGAGCTGTGGCACGCGCTGACCGTCGCGCAGGCACGTGACTTCGTCGAGGCGCTGCCGGACGGTCTCGACGCGCCCGTCGCACAGGGCGGCACCAACCTGTCCGGTGGCCAGCGGCAACGCCTCGCGATCGCGCGGGCGCTCGTGCGCCGCCCGTCCGTCTACCTCTTCGACGACTCGTTCTCCGCGCTGGACTACGCGACCGACGCGGCGTTGCGCGCGGCCCTGGTGCCCGAGACGCGCGACGCGACCGTGCTCGTGGTGGCGCAGCGCGTCGCCACGATCCGGTTCGCCGACCGCATCCTGGTGCTGGACGAGGGGCGCGTCGTGGGCGACGGCACGCACGACGAGCTGCTCGCCGCGAACGAGACGTACCAGGAGATCGTGTACTCCCAGCTGAGCGCGCAGGAGGCGGCATGA
- a CDS encoding ABC transporter ATP-binding protein produces MSGARPTPGGANATGAAAPGGPAPAAPAAPVRPGGPRGHGPMGMGAGMPVQRSLDFRGSLRRLLTVLRPERGRLVAVLVLGALSVAAAVAGPKLLGDATNVIFEGVVSRGLADVVPAGASQREAVDALRAAGQDQLADMVAGMTGVVPGRGVDVERLGDILLVVLVVYVAAFVLGWLQGRLTARAVQATVLRMRAHVEEKLARLPLSYYDRQPRGELLSRVTNDIDNVAQTMQQTLSQLVTSVLTVVGVLGMMFWLSPLLAVVALVTVPLSVVVAGAIAKRSQPQFVRQWASTGQLNAHIEEMFTGHALVTVFGRQRQAARTFAERNDELFESSFRAQFISGIIQPALGFLSNLNYLVIAVVGGLRVASGTMTLGEVQAFIQYSRQFTQPLTQIASMANLLQSGVASAERVFELLDAEEQEPDPVAPARLPRPVRGRVAFEHVSFRYEADTPLIEDLSVVAEPGQTVAIVGPTGAGKTTLVNLVMRFYEVGSGRITLDGVDTRTLTRDELRGQIGMVLQDTWLFGGTVAENIAYGVDHATSEQVVEAAVATHVDRFVRTLPEGYDTVLDDEGGSVSAGEKQLLTIARAFLADPAILILDEATSSVDTRTEVLVQQAMSTLRSGRTSFVIAHRLSTIRDADVILVMEHGRIVEKGSHDELLAAEGAYARLYASQFAAATAPVD; encoded by the coding sequence ATGAGCGGCGCACGGCCGACGCCGGGCGGGGCGAACGCGACCGGTGCCGCGGCGCCCGGCGGTCCCGCGCCCGCAGCACCCGCCGCGCCGGTGCGACCGGGCGGTCCGCGTGGTCACGGGCCGATGGGCATGGGAGCGGGCATGCCCGTGCAGCGCTCGCTCGACTTCCGCGGGTCGCTGCGCCGCCTGCTCACGGTGCTGCGACCCGAGCGCGGACGGCTCGTCGCCGTCCTCGTGCTCGGCGCGCTGTCGGTCGCGGCGGCCGTCGCCGGCCCGAAGCTCCTGGGCGACGCGACGAACGTGATCTTCGAGGGCGTCGTCTCCCGCGGCCTGGCGGACGTCGTGCCCGCAGGGGCGAGCCAGCGGGAGGCCGTCGACGCGCTGCGCGCTGCCGGTCAGGACCAGCTCGCCGACATGGTCGCCGGGATGACGGGCGTCGTGCCGGGACGCGGCGTCGACGTCGAGCGGCTCGGCGACATCCTGCTCGTCGTCCTCGTCGTGTACGTGGCGGCGTTCGTGCTCGGCTGGCTGCAGGGCCGGCTGACCGCACGTGCCGTGCAGGCCACGGTGCTGCGCATGCGCGCCCACGTGGAGGAGAAGCTCGCGCGCCTGCCGCTGTCCTACTACGACCGCCAGCCGCGTGGCGAGCTGCTCAGCCGCGTGACGAACGACATCGACAACGTCGCGCAGACCATGCAGCAGACGCTGTCCCAGCTCGTCACCTCCGTCCTGACGGTGGTCGGGGTGCTCGGCATGATGTTCTGGCTCTCCCCGCTGCTCGCCGTCGTCGCGCTCGTGACCGTGCCGCTGTCGGTCGTCGTGGCCGGCGCCATCGCGAAGCGGTCGCAGCCGCAGTTCGTGCGGCAGTGGGCGTCGACAGGGCAGCTCAACGCGCACATCGAGGAGATGTTCACGGGGCACGCGCTCGTCACGGTCTTCGGCCGGCAGCGCCAGGCGGCGCGCACGTTCGCCGAGCGCAACGACGAGCTGTTCGAGTCGAGCTTCCGCGCGCAGTTCATCTCGGGGATCATCCAGCCGGCACTCGGGTTCCTCTCGAACCTCAACTACCTCGTCATCGCCGTCGTCGGCGGGCTGCGGGTCGCGTCGGGGACGATGACGCTCGGCGAGGTGCAGGCGTTCATCCAGTACAGCCGGCAGTTCACCCAGCCGCTCACGCAGATCGCGTCGATGGCGAACCTCCTGCAGTCCGGCGTCGCGTCGGCCGAGCGGGTCTTCGAGCTGCTCGACGCCGAGGAGCAGGAGCCGGACCCGGTGGCCCCCGCGCGGCTCCCGCGTCCCGTCCGGGGCCGCGTCGCGTTCGAGCACGTGTCGTTCCGCTACGAGGCGGACACCCCGCTCATCGAGGACCTCAGCGTGGTCGCCGAGCCGGGGCAGACGGTCGCGATCGTGGGACCGACCGGTGCGGGCAAGACCACGCTGGTCAACCTGGTCATGCGCTTCTACGAGGTGGGCTCCGGGCGGATCACGCTCGACGGCGTCGACACGCGCACGCTCACGCGCGACGAGCTCCGCGGGCAGATCGGCATGGTCCTGCAGGACACGTGGCTGTTCGGCGGGACGGTCGCGGAGAACATCGCGTACGGCGTCGACCACGCGACGAGCGAGCAGGTCGTCGAGGCCGCGGTCGCGACGCACGTGGACCGGTTCGTGCGGACCCTGCCCGAGGGGTACGACACGGTGCTCGACGACGAGGGCGGCTCGGTGTCCGCGGGGGAGAAGCAGCTGCTGACGATCGCGCGCGCGTTCCTCGCGGACCCGGCGATCCTCATCCTCGACGAGGCCACGTCGTCGGTCGACACGCGGACCGAGGTCCTCGTGCAGCAGGCGATGAGCACGCTGCGCAGCGGGCGCACGTCCTTCGTCATCGCCCACCGGCTGTCGACCATCCGCGACGCCGACGTCATCCTCGTCATGGAGCACGGCCGCATCGTCGAGAAGGGGTCGCACGACGAGCTGCTCGCCGCCGAGGGCGCGTACGCGCGCCTGTACGCGAGCCAGTTCGCCGCGGCCACGGCGCCGGTCGACTGA